The following proteins are encoded in a genomic region of Sesamum indicum cultivar Zhongzhi No. 13 linkage group LG8, S_indicum_v1.0, whole genome shotgun sequence:
- the LOC105169727 gene encoding uncharacterized protein LOC105169727, whose protein sequence is MGLCFSSFLHIIHIHLLHPLLNLNLWRIQHFYVRLYIQQLPELQPTTTPQKALAFSVFTCFTKLSREFYFGLSQIYFDTTMAIRQILRRSLSAERRSISSGTEVPKGHFAVYVGESKKKRFVIPISYLNHPAFQDLLCQAEEEFGFSHPTGGLTIPCSEDLFVDITSRLARR, encoded by the coding sequence ATGGGCTTATGTTTCTCAAGCTTCCTCCACATAATACATATCCACCTGCTACATCCACTACTCAATCTAAATTTGTGGAGGATACAACACTTCTATGTTCGCCTATATATACAACAGCTCCCTGAGTTACAACCAACAACAACTCCTCAAAAAGCTTTAGCTTTCTCAGTTTTCACTTGTTTCACAAAACTTTCCAGAGAATTCTATTTTGGCCTCAGCCAGATTTACTTTGATACAACCATGGCCATCCGTCAAATTCTTAGACGATCTTTGTCAGCTGAAAGAAGATCAATTTCATCAGGAACTGAAGTTCCAAAGGGCCACTTTGCTGTTTATGTTGGAGAGAGCAAAAAGAAACGCTTCGTTATTCCAATATCATACTTAAACCATCCAGCATTTCAAGATTTGCTCTGCCAAGCTGAAGAAGAATTTGGGTTCAGTCATCCAACCGGTGGTCTAACAATTCCTTGCAGTGAGGATTTATTTGTGGATATAACCTCCCGCTTGGCTAGAAGATGA
- the LOC110011286 gene encoding auxin-induced protein 15A-like, whose translation MAIRQMLRRSLSSERRSASSGVDVPKGHLAVYVGESERKRFVIPLSYLNHPSFQDLLFQAEEEFGFDHPMGGITIPCSEDSFIDLTSRLGRR comes from the coding sequence ATGGCCATCCGTCAAATGCTTAGACGGTCTTTATCCAGCGAAAGAAGATCAGCTTCATCTGGAGTTGATGTGCCAAAGGGGCATCTTGCTGTTTATGTTGGGGAGAGCGAAAGGAAACGCTTTGTCATTCCTTTATCATACTTGAACCACCCTTCGTTTCAAGATTTGCTATTTCAAGCTGAAGAAGAATTCGGGTTTGATCATCCGATGGGTGGCATCACCATTCCCTGCAGTGAGGATTCATTCATTGATCTCACCTCCCGGTTGGGAAGAAGATGA
- the LOC105169913 gene encoding auxin-induced protein 15A-like, which produces MAIHRMLRRSLSTEKRSSSTGTEVPKGYFAVYVGESEKKRFVIPVSYLNQPRFQDLLCQAEEEYGFQHPMGGLTIPCSEELFVDITSSLGRR; this is translated from the coding sequence ATGGCCATTCATCGAATGCTTAGACGGTCTTTATCAACCGAAAAAAGATCAAGTTCAACAGGAACTGAAGTTCCAAAGGGATATTTTGCTGTCTATGTCGGGGAGAGCGAAAAGAAGCGCTTTGTTATTCCAGTATCGTACTTGAACCAGCCCCGGTTTCAAGATTTGCTGTGTCAGGCTGAAGAAGAATACGGGTTCCAGCATCCAATGGGTGGCTTAACCATTCCTTGCAGTGAGGAATTATTCGTTGATATAACCTCTAGCTTGGGCAGAAGATGA